CATTAACATGGCCAAGATGAAGAAAGTTAGTGAAACCAAAAGCGGGGCTGCTGTAAATCCATTGAGGTTAGTATTAATGTGTTTACAGGATTCGGGCGACCCTACTGGTAATGGGAATGATCAGGTCTGTGTTCGCTGGTTCAGAGACATGTAAAGAGTTATGGGAGAGCGCCTGTGGTGATCTGCGGTGAGTTGTTATGAGAAATGTACCTGTTACGGCATAGtggtacagtataatacaaatgcGATGTAAACTACCTCAAACAGGGTTACCATTCCCTCATGATGCACGCATTTTGAGTTTGTCAGATGAAATGTCATAGACTCAGTTTGAGTATTAAGAGAGGCAATTTCGTATGCATGCATGACCCATTAATTAGGGAGTGGTCGTTTTTCAATATACATGTTACTTCATCTTTCCGTTTCGACTTCACGTGCCATTGCCCTGcgtatgctttgttttttgtttactcttaGTTCTAGTTATTGATCACTGTTCAGTGCATGAAACAATCTGTACAAATCAATTGTAATTGTGCTCTACACTACTGGTACTACAGTTCAGAACCTGGTCCAGCGTCACAGCGGATATTGACTACCAAGCAGTGGAGACCAGAGACTCTGAGAAGATCCCAGATGCTGAGTCATAACGTGTTTGTTTAATACCAGTGAGAGCGTGGAGTCCAGTTACAAGGCTGTAAAGGAGActatggaggaggaggaggaggaggaactgttTCACACAGAGTATGCCATCAGCGCAAGTGAGGACGAGGTGAGTGAGTTTTGCTGTTATTATGCTACTAACGTGACATTCAGAGTCTCAGCGTATGGGATacaactgtacagtacttcatgcCTTTTGCTATAACTTTACACCTTGACCGACTGGTGTCCCTGCAAAATTAACTTCTGGCTCATGCATTTCAGGCCCAGAGCGATGATGAGAGGAAACATTGCAAACTGCTGGAGGCCATCAGTGCCCTGGATGGGAAGAAAAGGTATCATATTCCAAAGGCAGCTGGGTGATCTGGGTTTCACTACCAGCTGAGTCACCCCTGACTTGTTGTGTGTCCTTGGGGTCGATTTTCAGCTAAAGCGGGGTAAAGGGGTAGAAGATCACCCCAGGAAAAAGCTATTATTTTTTATgctatattacattatttaattgctttatttactTGCAGTGTCCCCTTCATGGTAAATGCTGTCAGATTAAGGCATTACTTACTTACAACTGCACCAAATATATGAACAGCAAAAATGCATTGAGAGATCTTATGAACCTCAATGTTAAATCGTAAAGGTAAAATGAATAGTTCAACCAGGTCGTCTTTCTTTCTTCCTGCCAGGAGGAAGCTGGCTGAGAGGTCAGAGGCCAGCACGCAGGTGTCGGAGTTCAGCGTCAGTGCTGAAGGTAAGGAAAGAGGAACGGGTAATGCTTTAAAGCACAAAGCCCAGGAAATGCCACAAGTAGTGCTTTCTGACACCCAGAGAAGTCAACACATGTAATTCAGCATGCTGTCAGGAGGACTGGGAGAAAGGACTTTCATCATGAACCGCTTGCTGTACACTGTAATATTACAACTTAGAAATGCCTCATTAATGCACTGAGAAAGTTAATGTAATACAAGGAATCCTAACAAGGGCAATAGTAATTATGTGTGCACATGTATTCACTTGATCAGTAAATTGCAGAATTCAGTTGAATGGCTACAAAGCAAAGTTGAGAATGCTGGCTTGTGGAAGAGCACGGAATGCCCCAAGCCTAGGAGTAAGAAGACGAGAGCGCCCCAGGGAGTTTCATACGACTCGCTGTTGTTTGCAGGTGCTGGGGAGAAAATTGATCTGAAAGACTTGCTTGGGACGATCGCCCCCGCTGCCCCGTCAATGTCCTCCATCAAGAAGCAGCTGAATAAACTGCAGTACAAAAATAAGACCCTGGAGCTGCCCCTGAGCAGGCAGGAGACAGATCAGGTAAGACAGgcatggcaataagactcccattgcatagagtttgatccattcctggttttatggGGACAATAAGCTGAAAGTAGACTAGGGCCCGTCAAGTCCTCTCGGTCCAAGAGTACAGTTCCGCTATTGCTGCAGAAAGCCCGGTAGCACCATTAGTTCCATCCCTGTAGAGactgttaaaacctggaatgggtgaaactgctatgcaataggagtctaatttccatcctTAAGAACAGTTCTGTTTGCCAGGGTAGCTACAAGGGTGGACATAAGGCTCTTATTCCATAGCAGTTtaacctattccaggttttaatatgtgctcgATTAGCCCCAGTTATGTCTTTCTTCCTGAAAATAGGAAGGAATCAAACTgttgtgcaatgggagtcttatttccattcctgcgtTTTCTATGTTTAACAGTAGTCCGCTTGTCTATTATGAATGAAGCATACTGGGCAGTGGTATATTTAAAAACGACCCTGGGCATTTTAGCCTTCAGGGGTAATGGGCCCTGCTTGCCACAGCATGTGTGAATATGAGTGGCGGGAGGGCAGTGTGGATGTGTTAGCTGCAGGAGTTCCCCACTCACTCGGGTCTCTCTGTCCCACAGATCCAAAGGGTGGTGGCCTACGAGAAGACTTCGAAGAAGGTGACTCGCTGGGACCATGTGGTGCGCCAGCACCGTAAGGCTGAGCAGCTGGTGTTCCCCTTGAACCAGGAGCCAGGGGGGATCAAACCTGTGGAGCAGATTGTGGCCAGCTGGAAGGTGATAACGGGATTCTGGGTTCTGTTCCTGTATTAGAATTCTTTTCTAAGGCTGCCTTTGCCTGAGCTTGTCTGTGGAATCCTGAGTTCTATATGAAGCTCCTGCCTCCCTTAACTGTTGCAGGTCAGAACCCCCCTGGAGCTGGAGATCTTCAACCTCCTGCACAAGAACAAGCAACCCGTCACCGACCCCATCCTGACCCCTGTAGAGGAGGCCTCGCTCCGAGCCATGAGCCTCGAGGAGGTGAGACTATTCCTCATCCTATACGTAACACATGAAGAGCTTTCGTACTGACAGCCCCTCTGTAGACACAAAGAATCTGCTTTTTAGAGCTTCattattcagggatggaaataagactcccattgcattcctggtttcactgacacaagacacagctgagcttattacctgtacactggggttaatcaagctcatagtaaaacctggaatgggtgaaactgctatgcaatcggagtcttgtttccatccctgttattAAGCATTCCCAGAAGTGgagtttttacatgttttgtataTGTACAGATTCTATCTCAGTGATGTACCTGTGAACAATTAGAATTTGGGAGCCATGTTATTAAGTGGTCTTGTGATTTGTTAGGTTTCTGTATGAGAGACTATACGCTTTGAGATAATGTCTTCGTATTCCCTAAGCGAGCCATTGTGTTCTGTGATATTCTTTCTCAGCTCCACTACATTtcgctgccacattgttttaactacATAAGAGACATTTTCTCCCTGTTGCCAAAGTGTGGAATCTGGCAGCGGTTTCACCagttctagtttaaaaaaaaaaaaaaaaaaaaaaaaaaaaaaaaaaaaaaggacataacCAAGGACAAGGTTTTCTCCTCAAACGCAGGCGAAGATGCGGCGTGCAGAGCTGCAGAAGGCCCGTGCGCTCCAGTCCTACTATGAGGCGAGAgccaagagagagagaagaataaAGAGCAAGAAGTAAGCCTGGGGGTGGGAATGGGGGGGCAGCAGGAAGGACGTTGCACCCTATGTGTTGCTCACATGACGGTTTAGGAAAGCGAAGCCTGGCGATAACCTCAGGTGTTGCTGCTTGCTTGGCTCAGGTACCACAGGGTCCTGAAGAAGGCGAAGCAGAAGGAGGTGCTGAAGGAGTTTGAGGAACTGCGAAAGACAAACCCAGACGCTGCTCTCGAGGAGCTCAAGAAGATGGATCGGTCCAGGATAGAGGTGAGCGTTCAGCAGGGTGATACACACGGCTGTATTTTATCACGGAGTTGTCCAGGATAGAGGTGAGCGCTCAGCAGGGTGACTCACAGGGCTGTATTATTTTTCTTGAACaggacaaaaaacattttttttacatatgttttggtAAATGGGACTTTAAAGCCCCATCAGGGCTTTAAGAGCAACATACAGTTCCTTGAGATtctgccaggactgaaagggttaaacacagaTACAGTAGATCCATCAAAAACTCTGATTATTAAAAGATTAAAACCTGTCTAAAACTTCATTCTTTGATGTTCAAATTGATTAATTTTTCAGTGAAACGGAAAGCTGTGTATTCAGCAGAATATCagtgaatacactatgtaacacaatttttgttcctgggtagtaagtgttatttcctaattgcttatgcctcaaaagtatagaaaatggctattattccccacaaactttgcttttgtgaccaggacagtgatatttcaaaatatccctatttccaatgggaaaacgggcaaatgtgtgtcttttcgttcacataaagtcagaaaaaaacatatgaatccaaattaacatgtatttacactaaagtaatacaaaaatgactacaaaagatttagaagggagtagttttgcaagatttacgattatactgtatttactgtatttggattcatatgttgtttttttcggcctttatgtgaacgaaaagacacacatttgcccattttctcattggaaatagggatattttgaaatatcactgtcctggtcacaaaagcaaagtttgtggggaataatagccattttctatacttttgaggcataagcaattaggaaataacacttactacccaggattaaaaaaaagaaaaaaattgttacacggtgatatcagtttaattatgttttaaataaactaagCAGGTCAGTTTTATTTATGGATTACTCACTCACCACTAATTGCTTACCCACCAATCTAAATTCCTGTTGTGTTCTCCTGTGCACTGCTGGGTCTTTAGTGCCGTTGTGAATACACAGTATTGCCGCTTTCCCTGGAGAAGCCTGCTTGATAATGTGTTCTTTATGGAAGCAATGCATTGAAGGTGCTGTGTGTTCTTTCCTGCAGGAGCGCATGTCCCTGAAGCACCAGAACAGCGGCAAGTGGGCCAAGTCCAAAGCCATCATGGCTAAATACGATGACGAGGTAAGCCTGTAGTTACAGCTGACTAGGTGCAGGGTTCAAGTGAAACGAGAGAAGCATCATGCATCTGGTATGACAGTCCCCAATTACCGCTTGTGCTGTCATACTTAAAGTACAGTTAGTCATTCCAAGATTAATGCTGATCGGTGGCTGTGAAACCAACCATTAATGTGGTAGTcgacttctttttttattagtgcTCTTATAAAACATTGATAAATGTATTGGTAAGGATGTTTTGGTACTACTGTCTATCGTGTGTGTTTAAAGTTATTGACGACATctcttttttttatgtctgtgggTTAGAATGAAGATAAACTATAAAAAGTAGAACATTTTGCACTAGCTTGCTACTTCAGTGTAATTATGAAATCTCACCTTGCTGAATTGGAGGTAAATATAGCACTTGAGCTCTGCCAAGCAAATCAAGTGCAGGAGACAGATGAGGAACCTGTGGGCAGAGCAAGTGAATTGTGCCCATTGTTACACTTCTATTTTACAGGCTTTATCATGAAAGCATTGGGTTATCAGCGTGTGTCTGGGCATGAATGGGGATGAATGCTTCATGTGCTCTGGCCCCCATCAATGTTTGCAGTTATAAATATGAACGTGTTTGTGTGCCAGGCCCGCAGAGCTATGCAGCAGCAGCTGGAGGTGAACAAGGAGTTGACTAGGAAGCTGGTGGGGCcctcagagagcgaggaagaagagcctgaggaggaggaggaggaggaggtcttGCCCGGCTTTGTTAACGAGGCCCAGCTCAGCACCGATTACGCCAATCCGTGGATGCAGGGGAAGCTGAGCTCTGACCCGACTGAGCTCGCTGGGGAAGCTGGTGGGGAGACAGAGACCCCAGCACTAGGGGGTGCTATGGAGGAGagcgaggaagaggaggaggaggaagacgagGCTCTGCTCAGGGAGTTCGAGGAGAGGCGGCGCCTCCGGAAAGAGCAGGAGGAGGACATTGTCCCTGCGGAGGAGGATAAGGAAGGTGAGGACACACCAGGGACACGCCCATCTCCTTCTCTGTCTGTTCCAAATCTAAACGATCACAAAATATGAATTGCAGTGCACCCCTGTTCCAAAACTTGAAATACAGTGCATCAGAATTTCaagttaacaagctcaggtgtgtcttactaaactcatagtaaaactagcagttaatcaaactgctatgcaatggggtgGGGGTTGGGCTCTGAGTAGGCCCAtaatatacactgtgtgtgtgtcatatatctatatatatataatatatattttgtatgcttTCCATATGTACTATTGAGTACCAGCAAGTGTTTGCAATTGAGACACGACTCCACATTTGCTAGCTTATTAATTTAGCAACATCTTCAGGCGATATTAAGATCAATGCTGAGTTTTTATTTCCCTCTGAATGTTAGATGCTGGAGAAGAGAGGTGTGATGAGGTAGAGGAAGAGGACGTGTCCGAGTTTAACAGCCTCTTCCAGAGACTGGTGGGAAACAAGCCCAAGACCCAAGCAGCAAAGCGGGCAGCCAGGCCGCCTGCACCTCAGGGGGAAGGAGAGAGCCAGGAGCAGAGGAAGGAGGACAGCGAGGAAAGGGAAGAGCCCCCCCTGCTGGAAGAGAGCCTCACTCGGGTTCAAACTATGGAGAATCTGGAGAACCTGGAGCGAGAGGAAACTTTAGAAGCTGAGGTGCCTGAACCAGACAGCACCATGACAGGGCCAGGCATACAGACAGAGGAGGAGAAACCGACCAGCAAGGCAGGGAAGAGGAAGAAGGTGATTGACCCTGAGGAGGTGCTGACCAGACAGGCCAAAGTGATCAAGGTGCCCTCAGCCCCCACCGCCATTGAGGATGAGGAGGTAAGGAACACAGTGTTCACCTGCAGACCGGGCCCTTTCAAAGGGAAACTCTTTATGTAGTGAAGTGAAAGTTAATGTATTACAAACTGGAGTCCGAGGTGGAACCAGATTATACCTGGCACACTGGACCAGATtctaatagatttttttattttagcttttacTCCAAAATCATTAATAGCatgaaacaaaatcttaaaaaaaaaataaataataataataaaaaaaatttgtgaCAAACAAAAGACTGAAAGATGCTTTGACACAATCCCAAATTGTGATACTCTTAACTTGTGCTAAGCAGGTTTTGTCATAATCTGAAGCGGtcctatatatagatatgtataaacttgtctataaacacttaatatttcattatatgacacgtgtacttatataagctgttaatcataagtgaattgcattcagaaatttcatttttaaatgaaaatgtaaatcttgtcaatttcaatgaaatggtcacccttTAAGACAAATGGTAAGtgtttgtaactgctgtggccaagaccatcaaacgatttaaAGAAACTGGCACTCTTGAGGACCGAACAAAGTCAGACAgcccaagggtgacctcagaatcagagaacaagttcattcgaggcacaagtctgcaaaaccggcgattaactgcccctgaaatacaagctcggctaaatgctactagaagtacagatgtttcaacatcaactgttcagaggagattgcgtgaagctggcatAACTGGAAGAAtagctgcaaagaaaccattgttaagagtgcagaataagaggaagagacttgcctgggccaaaaaacacagaaactggacgtttgaggagtggaatcttatggaccgatgagtcaaaatttgaagtatttgtaagatgcagagagggtgagcacatgagttctgcatgtgtggttcccactgtcaagcatggaggaggcagtgtcatggtctggggttgctttggtggtgacagagttggtgatctttaccaagtccatggcaagctcaaccagcatggctatcatagcatacttcagaggcatgccatttcatcaggattacgactagttgggcagtccttcattcttcagcaagataatgacccgaaacacacctcacagttgtgcaagaactatctggagaaggaaaatgaaggacaactcaatctaatgacctggcctgcccagtctccagacctcaatcccatataacttgtatgggatgaactggacagaagagtcaaagcaaagctacccacaagtgcccaaCATCTCTGGGAGtttctgcagaagagctgggaagacatgttgggtgatttcctgctgaaacttgttaaccgaatgcctcgtgtttgtgaagctgttattaaagcaaagggtggctattttgaggaatccaagatttagagacaattttcttgaacattgctttgatactccttatgttgtgttttgatttgtatattgtaatgttttcgttttcaagtatttacagaaatgtatacgacatTAAAAAacagtcaattatgaaaaaacctagtttccagcaagtgtactcaaacttttgactggtactgtatatatgtctgtgtgagtgtgtgtatgtgtatataaattTATGCCGTCCCTCTGAAGGGTGATGAAGAGCAGAAGATGATCATCAAGGAAGCCTTTGCCTGCGATGACGTCATCGCTGACTTCCTGAAGGACAAGCAGAAGCAGACAGAGATGTCCAAACCCAAAGACGTAGACCTGACCCTGCCGGGCTGGGGGGAGTGGGGCGGAGTGGGGCTCAAACCCTCCACGAGGAAACGAAGGAGGTAGAACGGgcatttcaatgttttgtttaaaccaaacaataacagaTAAACAAGGCTGGGAAGcagtttttaattataaaatgattcTTAGCCATTTTGTATGTCCGTTCGCTACATATCTCAAAAgttctgttttgaaagaaactcatTATAactcacattttaataaaacatggcaTCTGGTATTGCGGGGGAATTAAAGTAAACTCCCAGTTTCTGTGCTTTGTTCTCGGAGTATCTGTTTGCACTCGCACTTCCTGGGTAATTTCaacccagcagtgtcttctgggtcaaagcatgttactggctgaaaataTGTCAGTCAGTAGAGGAAGAAGATGATTGGtaattgacaggaaagaagccagtgaaggggtgagGACAAATTCACTGTCTAAGTGAAATGACCTACAAAGTACAAGACGGTCAAAAGGCATGGCTTTCAAACTGCTTTCTTTAACTTAGTGTATTACCCGatgtcatgctttaaaatgaagaaCAGACGTTTGCtagaatatgtgtttctttcaaaactgcacattttgagtCCTGTAAAATAAAGAGATGTACATGGTGGAGTAACTTGATGGAACTATTCTGTTAGCAACTCAAGTTTTGAAAATAGAGTTCTCTCTTATTTGTGTAAACCTGCTCAATAAACCCCAATTGCAGGTTCCTTATAAAAGCAGCCCCCGGCCCTCCCAGACGAGATCGCAACCTGCCTAATGTGATCATCAGTGAGAAGAGGGATGCTTCAGTAGCAGCCCACCAGGTAAGAGACCCCACGCAGCATTCCTTTGAGACGGCGAGAGGGATGCTGTAGCTACTCTATAGAGACACGCTGACAAGCCACTGTGCCTCTGTTTTAAGTAGGTTCTGATTTTTGGGTTATGTTTTCTGTCCCGTTAAactctgaatttaaaaaaacaggattcaTACATACAGAATTGGGCGAAATCTTCTGTCTTGTCAAACCCTTCACAAATAAAACACCGGAAacttttaatttaacattcagttcgttaaatgcattatttaaaaggaaaCGTTTTCAAGTTTGTGTCGCCCTTAAATTCCTGTGGATGGAAGAAAACAGACTTAACtctaaaataatatttatcaactgGAATGGCTGTACACAGGAGTTGCATTGAGATCCCTGTACTGGGACTGTGagtagggcttctagttttctgtttttatttcccaTTTCTCTCCCTTCcgtttaaaccttaattaatagttgttaagccttaactgaataccagatagtttctagtagtgcgccGCTAATTTAAAgaaacgcagtggaaattaataagctgaatttggCGATTGGAGCCAGAATGAAGTGCAGGTTCAAATAGCATCAGGGAGATCAATGCGTGTCGTTTGTTAACTCAACCAAAacatgagggtaaaaagaaaccaCTTCCTTCGGTAATTCGTGTTTGATTAAGAAAACGAAtcagctcaaaatatgtttaaagggacatcacgtgctGAAAACTAGAAGCCGTAACTTTAAGCTGTTAATGTTGTTGGGCTGCTCTTGTTTGTAGATGTGGACACTAAAGAACTGTGCACTCTTTGTGCCCccctctcttcctcttcctcccgCAGGTCAATGATCTGCCCTTTCCCTTCAGTAACCCGACACAGTTCGAGCGCAATATCCGGGCGCCCATCGGCCACAACTGGAACACCCAGCGTACTGTGCAGAAGCTGACCGCACCCAAGGTCATCACCAAGATGGGCACCATCATCGACCCCATTGACGAGGAGGATCTTGCCATAGACAAGAAACCACCAGTCCAGCTGCGGATTGCGGACATCCTGCTGACAAAGGAGGAGAAGGGGAAGAAAAACACAGAGCACAAAGACAGGAGACCCCAGAGCAAGAGACCCCAGAACAAGAGGAGACCCCAGAAACGCATAGACAAGAAGAACCAGCAGAAATCCAAGAAGGCTGCCTGATCACGGACACAGAAAGGACTGAAGCATGGCAGAGGCACGGTTCATTGAGAATGAGATCAGCGAGCTGTTTGGACCTGAACTGTGGTCTGCAGccccttctcttttttttttaagtgtgttgttatgttgtggtattattttgATCGTTCTTGCACATGAAATCTCTAGTTGTTGTTGTGATAACTCCCGTGGTTCCCAGTGTGAGATCTTCTCTCCCATTCAAATACCAATGTGTCCCTCAGTCCTGCCATGGTAGGACTGACTGGGAGTTAAGCCACCACCCCCCAATCCAGTCCTTGCCAATCCCTTCACATTTTAATGGTGGAGGAAGCATTTTCATTACATGTCAGGGTAAAATGGATTGCATGAAGAAGTAAACAGATTTACCAGTCGCCATAGCAACCCCTTTGCCTGGTAGCCAGGATGTGGATAGAGCAACCTTGAAATCAGATGAGGCTACAACACCTTGTTCTCCTATAGTGTTGTAATATTGTACACAAATACTGGAGAGTTTTTGTAATGTGATAGAAACAACAAAAActgctaaaataaatgaatatggaATGGCAGTATGGCCGTGTGTGGTTATATATTATACTCCTGCAGGTTAGGGTGGATGCTGAATGAGCTACATCCTAGCTCTACTAAGATTAGTAGCTGGTACAATACGTCAGCCTTTGTGTATGCATGTTTTACCAACTGTGAAGCCCTGTCCTCGTGTTTGAGTCTAGGAGGGTAGTCCTGGGACTATCACAGAAGGCACGGTAATTTAGCCTGTATCGTACAGCACCCAGTACTATACTGTGTATAATGGatagttaaataataaaaccatagCTAATCCCAAGAATATaggacattttacaaacaaaaggaggcAATTCTGCCCATCTAAGCTCATGTAGTTGCTAGAAGCTGAtgtctcagaactttgtcaagctgtTTTCCTCTgttcctggtttctgtactgcgcttGAAGTAATGGTTTGAGTTAACTACTGTATGTCagctcattttaacattttaaagatttCAGCCATGCCCCTCATTCTTTGGTCCACGCTAAATATTATAGGTACTAAATGGCCTATTTTGACCAACACATGTATAGTAACATCATTGTGGCTTTGGTATTGCGTCTGGTTTGCGCATGCGCAGTGGGAATATTTCAATACTACCTGATATTCGGGAGCCCTGGATACTTAAGAACGTCGTTGTTATTTTGATACAAGCCTGTGTTAGCAGTCGCTACAGTCAATGGAGGGTGGTTTACTTCCAATCTCATCTGATTGCGATCCC
This window of the Polyodon spathula isolate WHYD16114869_AA chromosome 7, ASM1765450v1, whole genome shotgun sequence genome carries:
- the LOC121318808 gene encoding U3 small nucleolar RNA-associated protein 14 homolog A-like isoform X2, encoding MEEEEEEELFHTEYAISASEDEAQSDDERKHCKLLEAISALDGKKRRKLAERSEASTQVSEFSVSAEGAGEKIDLKDLLGTIAPAAPSMSSIKKQLNKLQYKNKTLELPLSRQETDQIQRVVAYEKTSKKVTRWDHVVRQHRKAEQLVFPLNQEPGGIKPVEQIVASWKVRTPLELEIFNLLHKNKQPVTDPILTPVEEASLRAMSLEEAKMRRAELQKARALQSYYEARAKRERRIKSKKYHRVLKKAKQKEVLKEFEELRKTNPDAALEELKKMDRSRIEERMSLKHQNSGKWAKSKAIMAKYDDEARRAMQQQLEVNKELTRKLVGPSESEEEEPEEEEEEEVLPGFVNEAQLSTDYANPWMQGKLSSDPTELAGEAGGETETPALGGAMEESEEEEEEEDEALLREFEERRRLRKEQEEDIVPAEEDKEDAGEERCDEVEEEDVSEFNSLFQRLVGNKPKTQAAKRAARPPAPQGEGESQEQRKEDSEEREEPPLLEESLTRVQTMENLENLEREETLEAEVPEPDSTMTGPGIQTEEEKPTSKAGKRKKVIDPEEVLTRQAKVIKVPSAPTAIEDEEGDEEQKMIIKEAFACDDVIADFLKDKQKQTEMSKPKDVDLTLPGWGEWGGVGLKPSTRKRRRFLIKAAPGPPRRDRNLPNVIISEKRDASVAAHQVNDLPFPFSNPTQFERNIRAPIGHNWNTQRTVQKLTAPKVITKMGTIIDPIDEEDLAIDKKPPVQLRIADILLTKEEKGKKNTEHKDRRPQSKRPQNKRRPQKRIDKKNQQKSKKAA
- the LOC121318808 gene encoding U3 small nucleolar RNA-associated protein 14 homolog A-like isoform X1, coding for MAKMKKVSETKSGAAVNPLSESVESSYKAVKETMEEEEEEELFHTEYAISASEDEAQSDDERKHCKLLEAISALDGKKRRKLAERSEASTQVSEFSVSAEGAGEKIDLKDLLGTIAPAAPSMSSIKKQLNKLQYKNKTLELPLSRQETDQIQRVVAYEKTSKKVTRWDHVVRQHRKAEQLVFPLNQEPGGIKPVEQIVASWKVRTPLELEIFNLLHKNKQPVTDPILTPVEEASLRAMSLEEAKMRRAELQKARALQSYYEARAKRERRIKSKKYHRVLKKAKQKEVLKEFEELRKTNPDAALEELKKMDRSRIEERMSLKHQNSGKWAKSKAIMAKYDDEARRAMQQQLEVNKELTRKLVGPSESEEEEPEEEEEEEVLPGFVNEAQLSTDYANPWMQGKLSSDPTELAGEAGGETETPALGGAMEESEEEEEEEDEALLREFEERRRLRKEQEEDIVPAEEDKEDAGEERCDEVEEEDVSEFNSLFQRLVGNKPKTQAAKRAARPPAPQGEGESQEQRKEDSEEREEPPLLEESLTRVQTMENLENLEREETLEAEVPEPDSTMTGPGIQTEEEKPTSKAGKRKKVIDPEEVLTRQAKVIKVPSAPTAIEDEEGDEEQKMIIKEAFACDDVIADFLKDKQKQTEMSKPKDVDLTLPGWGEWGGVGLKPSTRKRRRFLIKAAPGPPRRDRNLPNVIISEKRDASVAAHQVNDLPFPFSNPTQFERNIRAPIGHNWNTQRTVQKLTAPKVITKMGTIIDPIDEEDLAIDKKPPVQLRIADILLTKEEKGKKNTEHKDRRPQSKRPQNKRRPQKRIDKKNQQKSKKAA